One genomic segment of Chitinophaga sancti includes these proteins:
- a CDS encoding phenylacetate--CoA ligase family protein: protein MYIPNIELQPATSIRAFQEKEVLHLLGYLREFSPFYRNWFAEHGIQPSDVKSLDDLWRIPPVTKEHLQEQNWDFLCVDKSKIAEYTTTSGTLGRPVIIALTQKDQDRLAYNEYISFCCADGTENDIFQLMLTLDRQFMAGMAYYNGIRKLGAGVLRVGPGVPSLQWENIQRIQPTTIVAVPSFIVKLIAFAKEHNIDINSSSVKKAVCIGENIRNADFTYNVLGKRITEQWDIKLYSTYASTEMQTAFTECNAGHGGHHHPELLYVELLDENNQPVGPGQDGEVTITTLGVEGMPLLRYKTGDICRYFEEPCSCGRQTKRLSPVIGRRKQMIKYKGTTLYPPALFDLLNDMEEVREFVVEVFSNEIGTDEILLHLWPIQESEDIDRKIRSYLQAKLRVIPQIRYVGQTEIMKMLMPEGLRKPVKFVDNRG from the coding sequence ATGTACATACCCAATATTGAATTGCAGCCCGCTACTTCCATCAGGGCATTTCAGGAAAAAGAAGTCCTTCACCTGCTGGGTTACCTGCGGGAATTTTCACCTTTTTACCGGAATTGGTTTGCCGAACATGGCATACAGCCTTCCGACGTAAAATCGCTGGATGACCTCTGGCGGATTCCACCTGTCACGAAAGAGCACCTGCAAGAACAGAACTGGGATTTTCTGTGCGTGGATAAAAGCAAGATTGCTGAATATACCACTACCTCCGGTACCCTGGGCAGACCTGTGATCATTGCTTTGACACAGAAAGACCAGGATCGGCTGGCGTATAATGAATACATTTCTTTTTGCTGTGCAGATGGTACTGAGAATGATATCTTTCAGCTGATGCTTACGCTGGACAGGCAGTTTATGGCGGGGATGGCATATTACAATGGTATCCGTAAGCTGGGGGCCGGTGTATTGCGTGTGGGGCCGGGTGTACCTTCTCTGCAATGGGAAAATATACAGCGGATACAGCCTACCACAATAGTAGCGGTACCTTCATTTATTGTGAAGCTGATTGCATTTGCAAAAGAACATAATATCGATATTAACTCGTCTTCAGTAAAAAAGGCGGTGTGTATAGGGGAAAATATCCGTAATGCGGATTTCACTTACAATGTATTGGGCAAGAGGATTACAGAGCAATGGGATATCAAGCTTTATTCTACCTATGCCAGTACAGAAATGCAGACGGCATTTACGGAGTGTAATGCAGGTCATGGAGGGCACCATCATCCTGAGTTGCTATATGTAGAACTGCTGGATGAAAATAATCAACCTGTAGGCCCTGGCCAGGATGGCGAAGTGACGATTACTACACTGGGTGTAGAAGGGATGCCATTGCTGCGCTACAAAACAGGAGACATTTGCCGTTACTTTGAAGAACCATGTTCCTGTGGTCGCCAGACGAAGCGTTTATCACCTGTGATAGGGCGTCGTAAACAGATGATCAAGTACAAGGGTACAACGTTGTATCCACCTGCGCTGTTTGATTTGCTGAATGATATGGAAGAAGTGAGAGAGTTTGTAGTAGAAGTATTCTCCAACGAAATAGGCACAGACGAGATCTTACTGCACCTGTGGCCAATACAGGAATCAGAAGATATAGACAGAAAGATCCGTTCTTACCTACAAGCCAAACTGCGGGTAATACCTCAGATCAGATATGTAGGGCAAACGGAGATCATGAAGATGCTGATGCCTGAAGGGCTACGCAAACCCGTGAAGTTTGTGGATAACCGTGGTTAA
- a CDS encoding C45 family peptidase — translation MNKGKKRSGWRKLGRALLFIFGSFLLLLIALIIYVVSVGHINPPDIADKRALKLERKSLDSTAYTIGNNWFRKSNSGLYEMYVEGKPFDRGVIYGKLSAELVKRQEDNFTDQIKKMIPSQSYLKFLRYFVGFFNRNLANNIEEENKEEIYGISFSASDKYDFIGTNYERLLNYHAAHDIGHALQNMALVGCTSFATWNDASADSSLIIGRNFDFYVGDKFAEDKVIAFYHPDKGFNFMIVTWAGFTGCASGMNQAGLTVTINADKSKIPTGSATPVSLVAREILQYAKNIDEAYAIAKKHTMFVSESFLIGSAFDNRAAIIEKTPDSMELYDPKKNFITCTNHFQGENFKATPENIRQRDETASGYRFERLTELLKEKGPNTVQNTVDILRDRFGLHGKDIGVGNEKAINQFIAHHSVVFEPKKKLVWVSTAPWQLGEYVCYNLDSIFSMHGLQTDHEVYDSSRMIAPDPFMQTKAFTNFKVYRSLKVAAQAGVDLDPGMIPALDPEFYHAYVVAGDYAFKHGDLQRAKVFYERALTKVIANKSEEIHIRKQIELCNKKS, via the coding sequence ATGAACAAGGGGAAAAAACGGAGCGGATGGCGCAAATTGGGGAGAGCGCTGTTATTTATTTTTGGTAGCTTTTTATTGCTGCTGATAGCGCTGATTATTTATGTGGTGAGCGTAGGTCATATCAATCCACCGGATATTGCTGACAAGCGTGCACTGAAACTGGAACGTAAATCACTGGATTCAACGGCGTATACCATTGGCAACAACTGGTTCCGTAAGAGCAACAGTGGTCTGTATGAAATGTATGTAGAAGGAAAGCCTTTTGACAGAGGTGTGATCTATGGCAAGCTCTCTGCAGAACTGGTGAAAAGACAGGAAGACAACTTCACGGATCAGATAAAGAAGATGATCCCTTCCCAGTCGTACCTCAAGTTTCTCCGCTACTTTGTAGGTTTCTTCAACCGCAATCTGGCTAATAATATTGAAGAAGAGAACAAGGAAGAAATATACGGTATCTCTTTCTCTGCGTCTGACAAATACGATTTCATTGGTACTAACTATGAGCGCCTGCTCAACTACCACGCTGCACACGACATTGGTCACGCATTGCAGAATATGGCACTGGTGGGTTGTACCAGCTTCGCTACCTGGAATGACGCTTCTGCTGATAGTAGCCTGATCATAGGCCGTAACTTTGACTTCTATGTAGGCGATAAGTTTGCAGAAGACAAAGTGATTGCCTTCTATCATCCTGACAAGGGGTTCAATTTTATGATTGTGACCTGGGCTGGTTTCACCGGTTGTGCTTCGGGTATGAACCAGGCAGGTTTGACCGTGACCATCAATGCAGATAAGAGTAAAATTCCTACCGGTTCAGCAACGCCTGTATCGCTGGTAGCGCGCGAGATCCTGCAGTATGCAAAGAACATCGACGAAGCATATGCCATCGCAAAGAAGCATACCATGTTCGTATCTGAGTCTTTCCTGATTGGTTCAGCATTTGACAACCGTGCCGCCATCATTGAAAAGACACCAGACAGCATGGAGCTGTATGATCCTAAAAAGAACTTCATCACCTGCACCAATCACTTTCAGGGGGAGAACTTTAAAGCGACGCCTGAAAATATCAGGCAGAGAGATGAAACAGCTTCCGGTTACCGCTTTGAGCGCCTGACCGAACTGCTGAAAGAGAAAGGTCCGAATACAGTTCAAAACACTGTCGATATCCTGCGTGACCGTTTTGGCCTGCATGGTAAAGATATTGGTGTAGGTAATGAGAAAGCGATCAACCAGTTCATTGCACATCATTCCGTTGTATTTGAACCAAAGAAGAAGCTGGTATGGGTATCTACAGCACCCTGGCAGCTGGGTGAGTATGTATGCTACAACCTGGATTCCATCTTTAGCATGCATGGTTTACAAACGGATCATGAGGTGTACGATAGTAGCCGCATGATAGCACCTGATCCATTCATGCAAACAAAAGCCTTTACTAATTTTAAAGTATATCGTTCTTTAAAAGTTGCTGCACAGGCAGGAGTGGACCTGGATCCTGGTATGATACCAGCGCTGGATCCTGAATTTTACCATGCTTATGTAGTGGCAGGTGATTATGCATTCAAGCATGGTGACCTTCAAAGAGCAAAAGTATTTTATGAAAGAGCGCTCACCAAGGTGATCGCGAACAAATCAGAAGAGATCCATATCCGGAAACAAATAGAATTGTGTAATAAAAAATCATGA
- a CDS encoding 1-acyl-sn-glycerol-3-phosphate acyltransferase, protein MGKIFVGIYNFFDRHKAWCWACMLFSFVLVGVGAWQIRLEEDITRILPQDKTLDKLQQVFNDSHFADKLVITISQKDSTAAAQPDSLTAFAGELADSAKVHLAPWMNQIQAQVQDSTVLDMMQVMQDHLPVFLEEQDYARIDSLITPGRLQQSLQSNYNTLISPAGLVVKKVIGVDPTGMSWLGIKKLQHLQYDDHFELYDGYIMTKDHQHILMFITPKFPPSATGKNTVFLDELQAQIDSLQEHHSFTTASYFGGTAVSAGNAIQLKKDLVLTLSITIVVFVILIPLYFRKKRAAVLLMLPVVFGGLFSLACIWLVQGSISGIALGVGAVVLGIAINYSLHVFNHYRHFPDIREVINDLAAPMTIGSFTTIGGFFCLQFIESPILQDVGIFAAFSLIGAALFSLIFLPHLIVLGKREEVAHHDTWLDKMSTYKPEKNKWLVGGILVLTVIFIFTMKNVAFESDMMRMNFMRPELKEAETTLNKVNAYTAQSVYLITEGPDLETALQRSEALLPEVNQLQQQGAVKKYTGVNVLLLSNQEQQRRIQRWNSYWTPEKKQQVIAYLQQHGPAVGFKPAAFEPFAHWLTQHFEHIPDATLHNLRTGSLGDFITEKHGKISLVTLLKVDPAQKKTVYEKLEHDPNTTILDKQYVTNRLVVVLQSEFSSIAWMTSLLVFFALLISYGRIELTIITFIPMAISWVWILGIMGLFGIRFNIVNIILSTFIFGLGDDYSIFTMDGLLQRYKTGKEENLSSFRSSIFLSAITTIIGLGVMIFAKHPSLKSLALISIIGISSVVLVSQVLIPFLFNWLITNRVNKGRAPWTLHGWLKSVFSFTYFVFGCLLMTVIGWFLLRINPFNRKVGKRLYHRLLSKYTWSVIYIMGNVKKKIINPLGEKLDKPAVIISNHTSFLDILVSTMLHPNVVLLTSKWVWNSPVFGAVVRMADYYPVADGAEGSIEKLKEQVDNGYSIVVYPEGTRSPDGKMKRFHKGAFYIAEQLGLDILPIIIHGTGYTMSKNDFLLKDGHITVKYLPRIAPGDNYAARTKEVSRYFKAEYEVLRQSIETPAYYREQMIYNYIYKGPVLEWYMRIKTKLEGNYELFDELLPKKGRILDVGCGYGFLSYMLHWMSPDRVIKGIDYDEDKIITAQHGYLRGEQLSFECVDVTNYTFDRYDAFVITDVLHYLQADEQAKVLSACIDQLEPGGVIIVRDGDSDLTERHEGTRLTEFFSTKLLGFNKTKDKPLSFFSSSAIANIVAANGAVMEKIDNTRYTSNVIFIIKKLPPEDAAI, encoded by the coding sequence ATGGGCAAAATATTCGTAGGCATATACAATTTCTTTGATCGTCACAAAGCATGGTGCTGGGCCTGTATGCTATTCAGTTTTGTACTGGTAGGCGTAGGGGCGTGGCAGATCCGGCTGGAAGAGGATATTACCCGTATTCTGCCCCAGGATAAAACCCTCGATAAGTTACAGCAGGTGTTCAATGATTCACACTTTGCTGATAAGCTGGTCATTACTATTTCACAAAAAGATAGCACTGCTGCTGCACAACCGGATAGTCTCACTGCATTTGCCGGTGAACTGGCTGATAGTGCAAAAGTACACCTGGCTCCCTGGATGAACCAGATCCAGGCACAGGTACAGGATAGTACCGTGCTGGATATGATGCAGGTAATGCAGGATCACCTGCCTGTATTCCTGGAAGAACAGGATTATGCACGCATCGATTCACTCATTACCCCCGGGCGCTTACAGCAATCACTGCAAAGCAATTATAACACCCTGATCTCACCGGCAGGATTGGTGGTGAAAAAAGTGATCGGCGTGGATCCTACCGGCATGTCCTGGCTGGGTATCAAGAAATTACAACACTTACAATACGACGACCATTTTGAGCTGTATGATGGTTACATCATGACGAAGGACCATCAGCACATCTTAATGTTCATCACTCCAAAGTTTCCTCCCAGTGCAACGGGAAAGAATACGGTTTTCTTAGATGAACTACAGGCGCAGATCGATTCATTGCAGGAACATCATTCATTTACGACCGCTTCTTATTTTGGAGGAACGGCTGTATCAGCAGGTAATGCGATACAGTTGAAAAAGGATTTGGTGCTTACACTGAGCATTACCATTGTTGTATTTGTGATACTGATTCCATTGTATTTCCGTAAAAAGAGAGCAGCGGTATTGCTAATGCTGCCGGTAGTATTCGGTGGCTTATTTTCCCTGGCCTGTATCTGGCTGGTACAAGGTAGCATCTCTGGTATTGCATTGGGTGTGGGTGCGGTCGTATTGGGGATTGCGATCAACTACTCCCTGCATGTATTTAACCACTACCGACATTTCCCCGACATCCGTGAGGTGATCAATGACCTTGCGGCACCGATGACGATCGGTAGCTTTACCACGATCGGTGGTTTCTTTTGTCTACAGTTCATAGAATCTCCTATTTTGCAGGATGTGGGCATCTTTGCTGCATTCAGTCTGATTGGGGCTGCATTGTTCTCCCTTATTTTCTTACCCCATCTGATTGTATTAGGAAAGAGAGAAGAAGTAGCTCATCATGACACCTGGTTAGATAAGATGTCTACTTATAAACCAGAGAAAAATAAATGGCTGGTAGGTGGTATTCTTGTGTTGACAGTGATCTTCATCTTTACTATGAAAAATGTAGCTTTTGAAAGCGATATGATGCGTATGAACTTTATGCGTCCTGAGCTGAAAGAAGCAGAAACTACCCTCAATAAGGTCAATGCTTACACCGCACAATCTGTATACCTGATCACCGAAGGTCCCGACCTGGAAACCGCCTTGCAACGCAGCGAAGCATTGCTGCCAGAGGTAAATCAGTTACAACAACAGGGTGCTGTGAAAAAGTATACTGGTGTGAATGTATTGTTACTTTCCAATCAGGAACAACAACGTCGTATTCAAAGATGGAACAGTTACTGGACACCTGAGAAGAAACAACAGGTCATTGCATATCTGCAGCAGCATGGCCCTGCCGTAGGTTTTAAACCCGCTGCCTTCGAACCATTTGCACACTGGCTCACACAGCACTTCGAACATATACCGGATGCAACCTTACATAACCTGCGTACAGGATCATTAGGCGATTTTATCACAGAAAAGCATGGTAAGATATCGCTCGTAACGCTGTTGAAAGTAGATCCTGCACAGAAAAAGACGGTCTACGAAAAGCTGGAACACGATCCCAATACTACCATTCTCGACAAGCAATATGTAACGAACCGTTTAGTAGTCGTATTGCAAAGTGAATTCAGCAGCATTGCCTGGATGACTTCATTGCTGGTATTCTTTGCATTATTAATCTCATACGGTCGTATAGAACTCACCATCATCACCTTTATCCCCATGGCCATCAGCTGGGTGTGGATATTGGGTATCATGGGGCTGTTTGGTATCCGGTTCAATATTGTGAATATTATTCTCAGTACATTCATCTTTGGTTTGGGTGACGATTACAGCATCTTTACCATGGATGGGTTATTGCAACGATACAAGACGGGTAAAGAAGAGAACCTATCTTCATTCCGTTCTTCCATCTTCCTGTCGGCGATTACTACTATCATCGGTCTGGGAGTAATGATCTTTGCAAAACATCCTTCCCTGAAGTCGCTGGCATTGATCTCTATCATTGGTATCAGCTCCGTAGTGTTGGTATCACAGGTACTGATTCCGTTCCTGTTCAACTGGCTCATTACTAACAGGGTCAATAAAGGCAGGGCGCCGTGGACACTGCATGGCTGGCTGAAGTCAGTGTTCTCATTCACTTACTTTGTATTCGGTTGTCTGCTTATGACGGTGATAGGATGGTTCCTGCTCCGTATCAATCCATTCAATAGGAAAGTTGGTAAGCGGTTGTATCATCGCTTATTGTCAAAATACACATGGTCTGTAATATACATTATGGGCAATGTGAAAAAGAAGATCATTAATCCTTTGGGTGAAAAGCTGGATAAGCCAGCTGTCATCATCAGCAATCATACGTCATTTCTTGATATCCTGGTCTCTACTATGCTGCATCCGAATGTGGTGCTGCTCACCAGTAAGTGGGTATGGAACTCACCTGTATTTGGTGCAGTGGTGAGAATGGCTGATTACTACCCGGTGGCAGATGGTGCAGAAGGTAGTATTGAGAAACTGAAAGAACAGGTAGACAATGGCTACTCTATCGTAGTATATCCTGAGGGTACCCGTTCTCCTGATGGTAAAATGAAACGCTTCCACAAAGGTGCTTTCTATATCGCAGAACAGTTAGGGCTGGATATTCTACCAATCATTATTCATGGCACAGGTTACACCATGAGTAAGAATGACTTCCTGCTCAAGGATGGGCATATCACGGTGAAATACCTGCCCCGTATTGCACCCGGTGATAACTATGCTGCGCGTACCAAGGAGGTGAGCCGTTATTTCAAAGCAGAGTATGAAGTGCTGCGTCAGTCCATAGAAACACCTGCCTACTATCGTGAGCAGATGATCTATAACTATATCTATAAAGGCCCGGTATTGGAATGGTACATGCGTATCAAAACAAAACTGGAAGGTAACTATGAACTGTTCGATGAGCTGCTGCCAAAGAAAGGCCGAATACTGGATGTAGGCTGTGGATATGGATTCCTGAGCTATATGCTCCACTGGATGTCGCCTGACAGAGTGATTAAGGGGATCGATTATGATGAAGATAAGATCATCACCGCACAGCATGGCTACCTGAGAGGAGAGCAGCTGTCATTTGAATGCGTAGACGTAACCAATTATACATTTGACAGGTACGATGCATTTGTGATCACAGATGTATTGCATTACCTGCAGGCGGACGAGCAGGCAAAAGTACTGTCAGCGTGCATCGATCAACTGGAACCGGGTGGCGTGATCATAGTAAGGGATGGAGACAGTGACCTCACCGAAAGGCATGAAGGTACCCGTCTTACTGAATTCTTTTCTACTAAACTGCTTGGGTTCAACAAGACAAAAGATAAACCCTTGTCCTTCTTTTCCTCATCAGCCATCGCCAATATTGTAGCAGCTAATGGCGCCGTGATGGAGAAAATTGATAACACGCGTTATACCTCAAATGTTATTTTTATCATCAAAAAGTTACCCCCTGAAGATGCAGCAATATGA
- a CDS encoding DUF6702 family protein, with amino-acid sequence MGLILYKWLLGAFFAFHPFYVSVTEIEHVKAKNEVQVSCRIFADDLENVLKKESKLPLDIIHPTNKAQIDSLIAGYINKHLYINVDGKAVKLTYLGYKIEEEAAWCFLVAQNITPFKQVNVKDDILYSEHPNQINMIHVIRDGVRKSNKLDNPKAAVSVSF; translated from the coding sequence GTGGGTTTAATATTATATAAATGGTTATTGGGGGCTTTTTTCGCGTTTCACCCATTCTATGTGAGTGTCACTGAAATCGAGCATGTAAAGGCTAAAAACGAGGTCCAGGTCAGCTGCCGGATCTTTGCCGACGACCTGGAAAATGTACTGAAAAAGGAATCAAAACTCCCGCTGGACATCATCCACCCAACCAATAAGGCACAAATAGATAGCCTCATCGCCGGCTATATCAATAAACATTTATATATCAATGTGGATGGAAAAGCCGTAAAGCTTACCTATCTCGGTTATAAAATTGAAGAAGAAGCGGCCTGGTGCTTTTTGGTGGCACAGAACATCACTCCTTTTAAACAGGTGAATGTCAAAGACGATATCCTTTATAGCGAGCATCCCAACCAGATCAACATGATCCATGTGATCCGGGATGGTGTAAGAAAAAGCAATAAACTGGATAATCCGAAAGCCGCTGTATCTGTGAGCTTTTAA
- a CDS encoding HupE/UreJ family protein yields MSTEFGMYFQMGWQHIIAWDGYDHILFIMALSAIYMLQDWRKVLVLVTAFTIGHAITLVLSVANVVYIQSSLIELLIPITIWITALFNMFKKELSPQRVQLNYLFALFFGLVHGMAFSAYLKSLIGTQENILTPLLAFNLGLEVGQMMVVAGVLLLAGIIVNVTGVKRRDWNIYLSAAIFGVAVLITIERCKEFITK; encoded by the coding sequence GTGAGCACCGAATTCGGGATGTATTTTCAAATGGGGTGGCAGCATATCATTGCCTGGGATGGCTACGATCACATCCTGTTTATCATGGCGTTGTCCGCTATTTATATGCTGCAGGACTGGAGAAAAGTGCTTGTTCTTGTCACAGCTTTTACAATTGGTCACGCCATCACACTGGTTTTAAGTGTTGCAAACGTCGTATATATCCAAAGCAGTCTGATAGAACTGCTCATACCAATTACTATATGGATTACTGCTCTTTTTAATATGTTTAAAAAAGAGCTGTCGCCACAAAGAGTCCAACTGAACTATCTGTTCGCATTGTTTTTCGGTCTTGTTCATGGTATGGCCTTCTCTGCCTACCTGAAGAGTCTGATCGGCACACAGGAAAACATCCTTACACCCTTGCTGGCTTTCAATCTGGGGCTGGAAGTAGGGCAGATGATGGTCGTAGCAGGCGTATTATTACTGGCCGGTATTATTGTAAATGTTACAGGGGTAAAACGCAGAGACTGGAATATTTACCTCTCTGCAGCCATCTTTGGTGTAGCCGTTCTGATAACCATTGAAAGATGTAAAGAATTTATAACAAAATAG
- a CDS encoding NAD(P)/FAD-dependent oxidoreductase, with product MQQYDVIIIGSGLGSLVCGAILGKYGYRVCLYEKNRQIGGCLQTYSRDKAIIDSGVHYLGGLEDGQTLHKVFRYLGILNNMKLLRMEMDGFDHIHFGNEPQVYKMAQGRNNFIQQLLTSFPKEKDALHAYVNKLEEVCGKFPLFNLRMGSAAEKESAMGEEVCAFLRSITDDERLQHVLVGNNMLYAGFPERTPLYVHALVQHSYIESAWKCIDGGSIIARSLNKTIRAQGGDIIRNTEVKEIVEKDGKVSHIVLEDGKEIGGKYFISGLHPARTIGMLKGDGLRNAYKSRINSLENTPGTFMINVVLKPNTFPYLNHNIYHHATSNAWDGINYTADNWPLTYAMFVSASTGHEEYADNLSIMTYMRYGDVAQWHDTFNTDDKPHERDASYQEFKKEKAEKLLDMVSEQYPHLRSCIHSMYVATPLTYRDYLNIPEGSMYGMVKDAREPLKSMIPAATRIPNLYLTGQNLNLHGILGVTMSAVLTCAGLVNIETIVEEINKS from the coding sequence ATGCAGCAATATGATGTCATAATTATCGGAAGTGGCCTGGGCAGTTTAGTTTGCGGAGCCATCCTCGGCAAGTATGGTTATCGCGTTTGTTTATATGAAAAAAACAGGCAGATAGGTGGATGTCTGCAAACTTATTCACGCGACAAGGCAATTATCGATTCCGGTGTACACTATCTGGGTGGCCTGGAAGATGGACAAACCCTTCACAAAGTGTTCAGGTACCTTGGTATACTGAACAACATGAAGCTGCTTCGCATGGAGATGGATGGTTTTGATCATATCCATTTCGGCAATGAGCCGCAGGTGTACAAGATGGCCCAGGGACGTAATAACTTTATTCAGCAACTGTTAACTTCTTTTCCAAAAGAAAAGGATGCCCTGCATGCCTATGTTAACAAACTGGAAGAAGTATGTGGCAAGTTCCCACTTTTTAACCTGAGAATGGGTAGTGCTGCTGAAAAGGAAAGTGCAATGGGAGAAGAGGTCTGCGCATTTCTGCGTAGTATCACGGACGATGAACGTCTGCAACATGTACTTGTGGGGAATAATATGCTCTATGCCGGTTTCCCTGAAAGAACACCGTTGTATGTACACGCCCTGGTACAACACAGCTATATAGAAAGTGCCTGGAAATGCATAGACGGAGGTTCCATCATTGCCCGTAGTCTGAACAAGACGATCCGTGCACAGGGGGGCGACATCATTCGTAATACAGAAGTAAAAGAAATCGTAGAGAAGGATGGGAAGGTGAGCCATATCGTACTGGAAGACGGTAAGGAAATAGGAGGGAAGTATTTCATTTCCGGTCTGCACCCTGCCCGTACCATCGGTATGTTAAAAGGTGACGGATTGCGTAATGCTTACAAGTCCCGTATTAACTCGCTGGAAAATACACCCGGTACCTTTATGATCAATGTGGTACTGAAGCCCAATACTTTTCCATACCTGAATCACAACATATATCATCACGCCACTTCCAATGCATGGGATGGCATTAATTATACTGCGGACAACTGGCCGCTGACTTACGCCATGTTCGTATCTGCCAGTACTGGTCACGAGGAATATGCTGATAACCTGTCTATTATGACCTATATGCGTTACGGAGATGTGGCGCAATGGCATGATACATTCAATACTGACGATAAGCCACACGAACGGGATGCCAGTTACCAGGAATTTAAAAAAGAGAAAGCTGAAAAGCTGCTGGATATGGTCTCGGAACAATATCCTCACCTGCGTAGCTGCATCCATTCCATGTACGTGGCCACGCCACTTACGTACCGTGACTACCTGAACATTCCGGAAGGTAGTATGTACGGCATGGTCAAAGATGCTAGAGAACCGTTAAAGTCTATGATTCCTGCAGCAACCAGAATACCTAATTTGTATCTTACAGGGCAAAATCTGAACTTACATGGTATTTTGGGGGTAACGATGAGCGCGGTGCTGACCTGTGCGGGGTTAGTAAATATTGAAACCATCGTGGAAGAGATAAATAAGAGTTAA
- the acpS gene encoding holo-ACP synthase, whose amino-acid sequence MIYGIGTDIVDVARIGAKIARGIGFKELVFTPHEIAYCEQQVHSEEHYAARFAAKEALLKALGTGYMHGGVHFNEIEITNDATGKPLLQLIGNARFHYEQLQIKQILVSLSHINTTAVATVIIEV is encoded by the coding sequence ATGATCTACGGCATAGGAACAGATATCGTGGACGTGGCACGCATAGGCGCCAAAATAGCCAGGGGGATTGGTTTTAAGGAACTTGTGTTCACCCCTCACGAGATCGCCTATTGCGAGCAGCAGGTACATAGCGAAGAGCATTATGCCGCCCGGTTTGCAGCCAAGGAAGCCCTGTTGAAAGCACTGGGTACAGGTTACATGCATGGCGGTGTACATTTCAATGAAATAGAGATTACCAATGATGCTACCGGCAAGCCATTGCTACAGCTGATAGGTAATGCACGCTTCCACTACGAACAGCTACAGATCAAACAGATTTTGGTTTCTTTGTCACATATTAATACCACTGCGGTGGCGACTGTGATCATTGAAGTCTGA